Part of the Acetomicrobium thermoterrenum DSM 13490 genome is shown below.
CATGGAGCCGCAAGGGCTTAAAGGCCATGTCTTCTTTGAGGGCTTACATCTGTAGCGGTGGCAAGGTGACGTCAGAACAGATAAAGAAAAAAGACCAAAAAGGTGAGAATGCGGACAAAAGACACAAATTCACCTTGAACCTGGAGGAGATCTTAGGTCCCGTTATAAGTGAGCTTGGATGCATAACGGTACTGAAAACGGGAAAGGTAACGCCCTTATACACGACCTTAAGGGGCATATGTCATGGCGGGTTTGATTTTTACCTAACCTAAAAGACGTTGCCCTTTAGGACACATGGGGAGTGGTTCCTAAAAATCCTACAAAAACTTGACGCGGTCGCAGCTCGTTTACCATTTCCAATGAATATACATTATCATTATCATCCCTTGAATAAGAAAGAAGAAATATTGCAGATTTATCTGGCGCCTTTTGTAGCTTTTTGTTTATTTCTTCCCATGGCACCCCTATCAGATATTCTACTGAAATATCTTCCATATTTTTGAACACAAGCCTGGCCTTCTCATAAAGATCCATGCCCAAAGTGGTTCTATCGCTAATAACAAATATGTTCTTTGCCGGAAGTATTTGAAACATCATCTCCACATTTGCAGCGATATCTACATCCTCAAATACTCCCGTCATATTACTTTCCAAGGAAGAGAAATATACCAATGACCTATCGACAATGCTTCCAAAAATAACAGAAATAGAGGATATACTTCCTAAATTTTCCCGCTCAGCCAATAAATATTGAAGTGCATCGTCGTCAAAACATAAAACAAAATCTATTTTTCTTTTTTTGTATTTTGTATTTATATATTCATTAAATTGTTGATAATATTGATTATAGTCAAATCTCTTCGCATCTAAATATTCAAAATATATATTCACTGGTTTCTCATATTCGCCAAATTTTTCTTTAAGAAAAGAGTTAAATATCTTAGTGTATATATATTCAGGATCATAGGAATGTAGAACCAATACATTGTAATAGTCTTTATAAGCATCAGAGCGATGGCAAAATATCAACAGCAATATGATCAATGTCAAACAGGTATGGCAAATATAATTATATTTGGAAAATAATTTCTTCATTTCCAGTGCTCCTCCGAAAACGCGAAACTAACTTTAAAATACGTCAATCAAACATGGTCATTTATTCACATATATAATATCAGCTTATGATTATTCACCACCCACATCAACAACCCTTGTATTTTATTTGTTATTATTATACTATAATAGTATGGAAAATGAAAGAACTTAGCTTTGCGAAAGTTGATTGAGCATATGCAACATCTATTCCCATAAAATATTTAAATAATGCTACACTTGCCTTAAAGTGAGTTTCGGCGAAGCCTTCACATGATCCCCGCGGGAGCGTGGAAGCGATACGACAAAGATATCTGGTGGGCGTAGGCGAACGTAGTACCCAACAGGCTGTTCCTTTCCAAAAAGGACAAGGAGGTACGCTACATAGCCATCCGTCAGGAAGTCAAAAGCCTGACCGAAGCGAAAGAGAGCGATGCGCGCCAAATGGAGCATGCGATAGAGAGACTTGAAGCGGACAAACCGAACCTGAAGAAGCTTCACCTGATGGTCCTCGGCGACAAGGTGTGGAAGACCTTTCTCGAGTAGTTTAAAAAGCTTCGGATCAAACTCGAGAAAGTAGCCGCCTAGCGTGACATGCTGCGCCAACGGCTCGACGAGGCCCTGGCACAGGCCGCGGTGGCTAGTCGACGGGCATTGATGCGGCCGAAAAAGCCCGGGGCGGCAGAGGCCGCGACGAAAACAAAACCGGCCGAACGGCGTAAAAGGAGCCGGACTGGGGTCGAGACCAGGTGGCGATGCTTTTCGTAACGGACTGAAAAAGGGCTAATTCGATTCGATGCAGGGGTACCTCTCGCCCGCCCCCAGGGAGAAGATCCTACATGAAAGCATCCCGCAGACGCCCGGATCAAAGACGAGGGCGGCAGGGCCGTGAAGGTGGTCTTTGCCAGCAAGGTGCTTTTCGTGCGCATCCTGTGCTCGCTTGATCTGGGCCTTTTCCGGGGCGATGTGGGCTAGCTCGTGGGGAGCATCGACTAGGGCAAGGAGCACCTCCCCTTTTTCGGCCAAATAGTTATTATGTCCGTCAATTCTTGGGCAGGCAAGTCCGTCAGCAAACGGTCATTTTTGGCTATCTTGAACACCATGAACATAGTTTTCACATTTCCTGAAAAAGTGTTCAACAGCATTTATCAGAATCTAATTAAGTCAAAAAAGCCTCTCGAATAACCGAGAGGCTTTTTTGTTGGAGCAGGTTGTGTTTTAGTAGTATATGGAAACGCCAGGACCAAGCGGTAATCCCAGCACCAACCAGATAATAAACAAGATCGTCCAGCCGATCATAAAGACAATTGAATACGGAAGCATTGAAGAAATAAGTGTTCCGATTCCAGTATTTTCATCGTACTGTTTTGCAAATGCAACGATGATGGCAAAATAAGACATCAGCGGAGTAATAATATTGGTAACAGAATCCCCGATACGATATGCCAGCTGTGTTAATTCCGGTGCATAACCCACTGCCATCAACATTGGCACAAACACCGGTGCCATAATAGCCCATTTTGCAGAAGCACTTCCAATGAACAGATTGATAAAACCTGAAACGATGATAAATCCAATTAACATCGGTATACCTGTCATTCCGGTGGCTTCCAGGAAATCCGCTCCAGTCACCGCCAGAATGGTTCCCAGGTTACTCCAGTTAAAGTAAGCAACAAACTGTCCGGCTGCAAAAGCCAGTACTAAATAACCACCCATCGATGACATGGCTTTACCCATAAAACCAGCCACGTCTTTATCGCTTTTTATGGACCCGGATGCAATACCAAAGGCAATACCCGGAATAAAGAAGAACAGAGCAATAATGGGTACCAAACCAGCCATAAAGGCAGATCCGGCCAAGATTTGCCCGTCATCAGCTCTTAATACTCCATTTTCTGGTATAACCAGTGCCAGCATAATAGCAATAAACACTACCAGAGAAATTCCAGCCCATTTTAACCCTTTGGTTTCATTTTCGGCTACGTGATCAAGGCTAACTTCTGCATCACCATGATACTCTCCAAGCCTTGGCTCAACAATTTTTTCAGTCACCAGTGTACCTAGAATAGTAATCAGGAATGTAGATGCAATCATAAAGTACCAGTTTGCCGTTGGATCAACCGTATAACCCGGCTGCCACATTTGTGCCGCTTGTTGACTGATACCACCCAGCAAGGGATCGATGGTTCCCACCAAAAGGTTTGCACTGAATCCTCCGGAAACTCCAGCAAAAGCAGCCGCAAGACCTGCCAGTGGATGCCGACCAAAGCTTAGAAAAATCAATGCTCCCAGAGGAACCAATACAACATACCCAGCATCTGATGCCAGGTTCGACATAACCCCCGCAAAAACTACCACAACTGTCACCAGTTTTTTAGGTGTTGAAAGTACCAGCTTTCTTAACGCTGCCTGAATTAGCCCTGTACCTTCCGCTACACCAACTCCAAGCATCGCAACCAACACCGTACCAAGTGGGGCGAAGCCTGTAAAGTTCGTAACTGCTTCGGAAAAAATCCGTCTGATCCCTTCGACGGACAACAAGCTTACTGCCGTTACAACAACCTCTTCCATTCTTCCGGTTCCAATGGCAATTCTCTCGAAGGTCACCGATACCCCTGCCCGCGCTGCAAAGAAAGAAATTACAATTACAGCTAAACTAAGTAGTGCAAACAGCGTAACTGGGTGAGGCAATCGATTCCCTACTCTTTCTACTGTATCAAGAAATCGATTAAAAATACCTTTCTTCTTTACTTCTTGACTCATTTTTCTCACTCCTAACTTCCATTTTTTGGATAGGCAATGCTATCACTAGTCTTTTTTTGCCTTTTCAAATGTGCAGTTGGTGCTACTCCCCGAAGGGAAACAGCAACACGGGTTTGTGCCGGCTATAATACAGGGGGCCGGAAGCACTCCGTTTATTCCTTTAGATTCATATCAGTTATTATCCCTCTGCTCACCAGTGCAATTCTTGCTTCCTCGTCGGCGGGTTTATAACCACGTTCAAGCAAATTTACGATATGTCGCTTGTTGTAGATGAATGGCAAAACAATCCAACCAATGCCGAAAAATAGCAATAGCAACAAGTGTAGGATCGTCCATTTTACGTCTCCTCTAAACAAGGGAACAAAAGGGCCGAAAAGCAACATTGTCCATGAAAACCCGACAGGGGCTTTTTTCATCACCCCGGCATCGTTTATGAGGTTTACCATCATACTAAACCCTCCCCTAAATGGTATTTATTGTAAATACTGTCTATGACAGCTTGCATGCTACTATTAAGCGTTATTTAAGGGGTTTAGAGACATTTATAGACTATAGACGGCTCATATTCAATTTTAAAACGGCTCGGCGACCCCACCTCACCTCTTTTTGAACTTCATGTATCCTGTGGCACCTCACATGCGCCTGACGGCAAGGTTGAGGCCGAGAACAGCTAGAGATTCAACAACATATAAACGTTGTCGAGATCATCTTGTGTTATTCCAATATAAGCAAGCGTTACAGCCGAGCTTTAGTGATTCATCAACTTTTTAATATCGGACAGATCAAGGCTCATTTTTAAGCATGGTAACCAAAGGTTTTCCTAAGTATATGAGCCCCTATCCTTTCTTCTAAGCCCGCAAGCCGTGCTGCATCATTCAAGATCCTATAGGCTTGGACTCTGGAAATGGGGCCGTTATCCTTCTTCCTGGAAGGGAAAGATAGCCTTCTTTATTGAGGTTCTTAGTGTCTCCCAGGTATTTTTTCAAGGCCTTCTTTGCCGTTTCTCCCACGGGGAAGTCTTTTACCTTGCCAGTTTTATCCTCCCGAATCGTTATTCGGTCTTTGATCCTGTCCTTTTCATCGAGGACGCAGGAGACTTTCAGGCCTAAAAGATCCGAAACACGCAACCCCGAGTTGATGCCGAGAGTGAAAAGAGCATAATCCCGATAATTCCGTCCCTTCAAAATGGCTTTAAGCTGCTGGATCTTCTTTTTATCTCTGATGGGCTGTACAAATTCCATAACTTACGCCCCCTTATAAAAGCAACATACCATACGCATATAATAAGTTATGTTGTGTAACGTGTATTGTCAAGGAGAATTTGTAATTATATATTCATTAAACTGTCGATAATATTGATTATAGTCAAATCTCTTTGCATCTAAGTATTCAAAATATATATTCACTGGTTTCTCATATTCACCAAATTTTTCTTTAAGAAAAGAGTTAAATATCTTAGTATATACATATTCAGGATCATAGGAATGTAGAACCAATACATTGTAATAATCTTTATATGCATCAGAGCGATGGCAAAATATCAATAGTAATATGATCAATGTTAAACAGGTATGGTAAATATGATTATATTTGGAAAATAACTTCTTCATTTCCAGCGTTCCTCCGAAAACGCGAAACTAACTTTAAACTACATCAATCAAACATGGTCATTTATTCACATATATAATATCAGCTTACGATTATGCACTACCCGCATCAACAACCCTTGTCTTTTATTTGCTATTATTATACTATAACAGCATGGAAACTGAAAGAACTTAGTTTTGCGAAAGTTGATTGAGAATATGCAACATCTATTCCTATAAAATATTATAAGTTATGCTACGCTTGCCTTAATAGGTTCGAAATGACTATTGCTGTTAGCATAGGAATTTTAGATACAATCCTGTCAGTATTCTTTTGCGATACGCATTAATAAAGTTTATAATAGCATAATGGCCTAAAAACAATAACTTAAAAACACACAAAAATTAAGGAGGAATGACGCTTGAGTGTAAAGCGTAGGCTAATTGTGTTGACAATCGGTATTTTGATAACAATATGTGCGATGGGGTTTTTCCCTAAGCACTAGATGATATATCTGAAGCAACGAGATCTTTCGTCGACATCGTAACAAATGAAGCAGAGGAACTTAAAAACATCGCAGAAGATAATGCCGATGCCATTTCTTCAGCAAATGCCGGAATCGAAGAGGTTGCCTCTGCAGCGCAAGGTGCTGCAGAGGCAGCAACCGAAGCCTCAAATCAGGCAGAGTTGCTGAGAGGAAATGCACAACAAACGGGAGACCTGATTTCCAGCGCAGCTAAGAGGGTAAAAGATATGGCCGACTCCTTCAGACACATTGCCAATGTCATATCTCAACTTAACGAAAGGGCCGGGCAAATAGGAAATATAGTCTCGACCATTTCTGGAGTCGCTGACCAAACGAACTTGCTCGCATTAAACGCAGCTATAGAATATAGAAGCGACAAGAGCCGGCGAACACGGTAAAGGATTTGCTGTCGTTGCCGATGAAGTAAGAAAGCTTGCCGAAGAAAGCAACAAAGCAGCCATGCAAATTGGCTCGTTAGCTAAATCCATAATCGAGGAAACAGCACAGGCCGTAAACGTTACAAACAAAGGCGTTGAATTGGCAGCTGCCGGGGAAAGAGAAGCACAGATGATGGAAAAACACATTGAAGATGCTTTGAGGGCCATTGAACTGATCGTCGATCAAATTCAAAACGTCGCCGCCACAGCAGAAGAACAATCTGCAAGCACGCAAGAGATGGCAGCGTCGATCGACAGAGTTGCACAAGGAGTTGACGCTACGAGGGAAAAAGCTGAAAGCATGTCAAAATCCGTGAAAGAATTGGAAGAACGTGTAGAAGCTTTAAAGCAGGCATCAGAAGACTTGGAAAAACTGGCGAATGATCTTCAAAAAGAAATCAGACTTTACAAGTTAGATTCAACTACCCCCTCAGGCGGGCCAGAGGGTTTAGTTCCAATCGAATAAGATCCTTGCATAGATAAATGCGGCGGATATAACTCGCCGCATTTATCTATTATTTACTAACTATTCAACTTAACAACCTATCTTATTGAAACAAACCCTGTTTCCGATACAATTCTTTGACCCTCATCACTTAGCATAAAGTTTATAAACCTCATCGTTTCCCCTGTGGGCCAACCTCGCGTGAACATAAAAAGGTATCTCGATATCGGAAATTCCCCGGTACGAGCTGTTTCGGGCTTAGCCTCGATGTTTTCGACTGTGATTGCCTTTACGCTGCTATTTAGATAGCCTATTCCAATATATCCGATAGCTAACTCGTTTGTCGACACCGCTTGGACTATTGCACCGTTAGATGCCATGACCTGCGCTCTCGGTGTGATTCTTTCGCCATTCATAACCTTTTCTTCCCAAACCTCATAGGTCCCGGAACTGGTATCTCTGTTTATAACGGCAATTCTCTTATCCGGACCGCCTACATCCTCCCAATTGGTGATCTTGCCGCTATATATATCCTTTAATTGTTGTAAAGTTAAGTTGTTGACGGGATTTTTGGGATGGATAATTGGCACTATAGCGTCTATGGCAACTCCAAAGGGGACGGGATACGCACCTTTTTCGAAAGCCAACTTTGCTTCCTCAAGTTTTATAAATCTCGAGGAATTAGCTATATCACATGTGCCATCTATTAGCGCCTTAATGCCATTGCCGCTTCCCTCTCCGGTAAGGGAAAATTCGGTATTAGGGTAAAGCTGAGCATAAGATTCAATCGCCGCTTGCGCTATTGGCAAAAGGGTAGTAGAACCCTTCATAGTCAGACCGGCTGCCCACGCAGCATCCCCAAAACCCATTCCAAACAATACAACCAAAATCAAAAGCGAAACTAATTTCTTCATTCCTTACCCTCCCCCGCATTTTTATTGACTTCATATAAATATTAACAAAGATGCGTAACGCCTATATCACATAGAGGTAACGAAGGCGTTACGTCGCCTTATATCAACAAAACAGCCAAACGAAGGGAGCAAGTAAAAACACCGAAAGCACGGCCCTCATAAAGTAGATTGCTGTCAATTTCGGAAAATCCAGAGGGATAGAGGAATTTAAAATCAACACACCAATTTCAGTCATGTATATTAACCCCGTAGCTGATATACAGGCACACATAAACTTAGCAGCAACTGTAGTGCACGTAGCCCCTATAACTGCAGCCAAAAACTGATCGGCAAAAGCCAACACAAATGCGGGTGCAACTTTGTAAGCTTCAGGAATTTTCACTAATTCCAGCATGTATGCAAAGGGCAGGGAAATCCATTGAAAAATAGGCGTATAGGTTGCAATTATCAGAACTATCGTTCCCCAAGAGACGACAAGAGGCATGGTGGAGACTATTAAAAAACAAAAGGTTTGATAACAAGTCCTTGCTACTGTATGTATGCCCTCCCTGTTGGCCCTCTCTACTGCTGTCTTCAAGGCCCATGAGTGAAGAGTATGATCAGGGGGAATCTCTGCCTCGGGCCTCTGTTTACCGGATCTTCCCGAATAGCTGTCTGGAATGCCCTTAAGGGGCCAAAAACGAGGGGCCAAAATGGCCAAAATGAACGACACGGCGTAAATTGTGATCAAAATTTGGAAATACATATTCGGCAAACCCACGAAGTCAGCCATAACATAAATATAGGCAACACTTAAAATTGAAAAGGAGGTGGAAATTATGGCCGCTTCTCTATCGCTGTAATATCCTTCGTCGTGCAATCTAGTGGTGATCGCAACAC
Proteins encoded:
- a CDS encoding ABC transporter substrate-binding protein; the protein is MKKLFSKYNYICHTCLTLIILLLIFCHRSDAYKDYYNVLVLHSYDPEYIYTKIFNSFLKEKFGEYEKPVNIYFEYLDAKRFDYNQYYQQFNEYINTKYKKRKIDFVLCFDDDALQYLLAERENLGSISSISVIFGSIVDRSLVYFSSLESNMTGVFEDVDIAANVEMMFQILPAKNIFVISDRTTLGMDLYEKARLVFKNMEDISVEYLIGVPWEEINKKLQKAPDKSAIFLLSYSRDDNDNVYSLEMVNELRPRQVFVGFLGTTPHVS
- a CDS encoding AbgT family transporter — its product is MSQEVKKKGIFNRFLDTVERVGNRLPHPVTLFALLSLAVIVISFFAARAGVSVTFERIAIGTGRMEEVVVTAVSLLSVEGIRRIFSEAVTNFTGFAPLGTVLVAMLGVGVAEGTGLIQAALRKLVLSTPKKLVTVVVVFAGVMSNLASDAGYVVLVPLGALIFLSFGRHPLAGLAAAFAGVSGGFSANLLVGTIDPLLGGISQQAAQMWQPGYTVDPTANWYFMIASTFLITILGTLVTEKIVEPRLGEYHGDAEVSLDHVAENETKGLKWAGISLVVFIAIMLALVIPENGVLRADDGQILAGSAFMAGLVPIIALFFFIPGIAFGIASGSIKSDKDVAGFMGKAMSSMGGYLVLAFAAGQFVAYFNWSNLGTILAVTGADFLEATGMTGIPMLIGFIIVSGFINLFIGSASAKWAIMAPVFVPMLMAVGYAPELTQLAYRIGDSVTNIITPLMSYFAIIVAFAKQYDENTGIGTLISSMLPYSIVFMIGWTILFIIWLVLGLPLGPGVSIYY
- a CDS encoding tyrosine-type recombinase/integrase, translating into MEFVQPIRDKKKIQQLKAILKGRNYRDYALFTLGINSGLRVSDLLGLKVSCVLDEKDRIKDRITIREDKTGKVKDFPVGETAKKALKKYLGDTKNLNKEGYLSLPGRRITAPFPESKPIGS
- a CDS encoding methyl-accepting chemotaxis protein, with the protein product MADSFRHIANVISQLNERAGQIGNIVSTISGVADQTNLLALNAAIEYRSDKSRRTR
- a CDS encoding methyl-accepting chemotaxis protein: MEATRAGEHGKGFAVVADEVRKLAEESNKAAMQIGSLAKSIIEETAQAVNVTNKGVELAAAGEREAQMMEKHIEDALRAIELIVDQIQNVAATAEEQSASTQEMAASIDRVAQGVDATREKAESMSKSVKELEERVEALKQASEDLEKLANDLQKEIRLYKLDSTTPSGGPEGLVPIE
- a CDS encoding phosphate ABC transporter substrate-binding protein, which produces MKKLVSLLILVVLFGMGFGDAAWAAGLTMKGSTTLLPIAQAAIESYAQLYPNTEFSLTGEGSGNGIKALIDGTCDIANSSRFIKLEEAKLAFEKGAYPVPFGVAIDAIVPIIHPKNPVNNLTLQQLKDIYSGKITNWEDVGGPDKRIAVINRDTSSGTYEVWEEKVMNGERITPRAQVMASNGAIVQAVSTNELAIGYIGIGYLNSSVKAITVENIEAKPETARTGEFPISRYLFMFTRGWPTGETMRFINFMLSDEGQRIVSETGFVSIR
- a CDS encoding YjiH family protein codes for the protein MQVRKQAFSSIEIMRFLIPSALGVLFFLVPFPQDGTFNTVLGIVIDWGKEALKPILVVTAMTLVVASAIITIYASLFKPSFIMKSQFFKDLFVVSPLWSISRILGAIFSVMVYYKIGPEAIWSMDTGGTPVLVLAPSLLVIFSVLAAAVSLLTDFGLMEYVGTLARPLMHPLFTLPGRSAIDTLASWLGSSSVGVAITTRLHDEGYYSDREAAIISTSFSILSVAYIYVMADFVGLPNMYFQILITIYAVSFILAILAPRFWPLKGIPDSYSGRSGKQRPEAEIPPDHTLHSWALKTAVERANREGIHTVARTCYQTFCFLIVSTMPLVVSWGTIVLIIATYTPIFQWISLPFAYMLELVKIPEAYKVAPAFVLAFADQFLAAVIGATCTTVAAKFMCACISATGLIYMTEIGVLILNSSIPLDFPKLTAIYFMRAVLSVFLLAPFVWLFC